The sequence below is a genomic window from Corynebacterium afermentans subsp. afermentans.
TGGCGGCGGCTGCGTGGTTCGCGTCCCGCGGGCGCTGGTGGATCTTGGGCGTCGGTTCTGTGCTTGTTGCTGCCGCCGGCACCATCCTGGCTGGGGTAATCGGGTCCGGGTTTGGCGTGCAGGAATACGGGGTGGCGTTTGCGGGTCTGCTGCTGGGCACGCTCGCTAGCGCGGGGCTGGCTTCCGTGTTAAGTCGAGCATTCGGCGCTGGGGTTGGTCTTGGTTTAGCCGGCGTGCTTGCGCTGGTGCAGACCGGACTCGTCGGCTGGGTGTGGCGCACCGCGACCACCGCGCAGGTCGACTCTGCGTGGGTTTCGTTGTCCCAGGCAGCGCCGATGCACTGGGTGTCCACCGCTGTCTCGGCGGGCGGCAACGGTGGCGACTACCGCGGCATCGTCTCGGCGGTGCTGCTGTCCGCTCTGCTTGCGGTGGCGGGCCTGGTTGGGGCACGGGGGCGTCGTTAAACAAACGCTTAGGTAGACAGCTGTCTTCCCAACCCCTAAAATGTGATGTTATCTGCCACCTCTCCGTTGGGACGTGGTGACACTTCAGGGTTAAACGACAAAAAGTGTGTCTGATTCAGCGTGTCGTGGGGGTTAGATTTGGCCTTTTTGGATGCCGATTGAGTGTGTGTAGTTGGTGTCGATAGCGTTGTCGTAGAGGGCTGGTCGTCCGGTTTCGTGGTCGGCTTCGTTCTCGTTTCGGGTCAGGGTGGATACTTTGGCGAGTTGGCCCTGGCCCCAGTCGGACTGACTGGCGATTCGTACTGGATCGTCAGGCAGTTCCGTTTTCAAATAGAGCCACCAATCCAGCATGCGGCGTTGTCGTTCACCTGATCTGCCGCGGTGTGTTCTGGCGAGCAGTTTGAGCTGGGCGTTGATGCCGCCTTCCAGGCTGTTGGTGGTGGATTTGATCCACTCTGGTTGAAGTACTGCTTTTGGCGGGTTGAGGTAGACAAACAGCATCTCGGACCGCCAAAGATGGTTGAGGCTGTTGTATGCCTTGCGCACGTTGTGATGCGTCCACACGCGGGTCCATGCACCGGTTTTGGGATCTTTGACCAGGGTTTTCTCGTCCATCCATGACCGGTAGAGCGTGGAGAACTCGTGCAGCTGCGCACCCCATGCAGCGGCTTCATCCAGCGTGGTGATCCGGGTCAGCTTCAGCGCAAGTCGGTAGATGGTGCGCCCGGCATCGGTGCGTGGGTTACTGGTGGTGTAGCGGCGTACCACGCGTTGGGCGTGGACGAGGCAGCGTTGAATTTTCGTAGTCGGCCAGCACTTTTTGATCGCGCTGTATGCGCCTTGGCCGCCGTCGATGACGGCGATGAGTGGGGCTTCGATGCGCTCAAGCAGCAGTTGGTAGTCGCGGGTGGTTTCGTGTTTGCACCAGTGCCAGGCAATCACGTGGTCGATCGTCGCCGCGACGATCAAGCAGCCGCCAGCGGTGTAGGTGCCGTCAAGGAAGATCTGGTCGTAGACCCGCTTGTCGTGGCCGGCGGTGGGGTCAGGCACATCAACGAACCAGAACGGTTCGAATCGACGTTGCATCGTGCGCGGTGAGCACCCCACACGGCGGGCAACGGTATCGAGGCTGGCGCCGGTGGTGAGGTGGTCGATGAAGACGGTGAACGCCGCCGCGTTGGTGATGTCGCTTCTGCGTTTCACGCTGGAGGCGCCGCATCGTTTGCAGCGCCACCTGGTGGTGCCTTTGCTAGTGGTGCCGTTTCGTTTCATTTCTCCGCCGCAGTGGCAGCGTGGTTGGTTCTTTGACATTGCGACACCACACCACGCCGCACATAGCACATCACGGCAGCCACACCGAGGATTGAACGCTCGAGACCTAAATATATGCCCCCGAAGCATATATTTCCCTGAAACCTACAGGTCAAACCCTGAAAATCGTCGATTCCAGACACACTTTTTGTCGTTTAACCCACACTTCACTTCAAAGAGGAGCAAAAATGGCTGAATCATCTCGTCGTTTCCGTAAATCAACCTCGCGCAGCATTGCGGCATCGTCCGCGATTGCGCTCGCGCTTGGCGGCATCAGCATCGTGGGGCCGGGGCCGCTGGCGCCGCACGCTGCCGCTGACACCCTGCGCGGCGGCATCCGCGAGAAGTCCGGCGCGGTCGAACAGGACGTCCAGCAGGAGTCCGACCTGCCGGCGGGTTCGTGTGTTGTTGACAGCGGTAAGCCGAGCGGAAGTCAGGCAGGTTTCAGCTGGAACACCCTGGAGCCGAATGCAGAAAGCCCCGACAAGAAAGCTTGGGGCCTGAGCGTCTCCTTTGATAACTCGAAGGACCGCACGTTTACGGATTGGTACTTTTCCAATACGGGGGACCTTAAGGACGTCTTGAATACCGGCCAGGTGCCCTCCATGGAGGCCGACCAGACCTTCCTTGGCAAGAGCGTCACTCACAAGGCTGACGAGAGCATCGACATTACT
It includes:
- a CDS encoding IS1249 family transposase; amino-acid sequence: MSKNQPRCHCGGEMKRNGTTSKGTTRWRCKRCGASSVKRRSDITNAAAFTVFIDHLTTGASLDTVARRVGCSPRTMQRRFEPFWFVDVPDPTAGHDKRVYDQIFLDGTYTAGGCLIVAATIDHVIAWHWCKHETTRDYQLLLERIEAPLIAVIDGGQGAYSAIKKCWPTTKIQRCLVHAQRVVRRYTTSNPRTDAGRTIYRLALKLTRITTLDEAAAWGAQLHEFSTLYRSWMDEKTLVKDPKTGAWTRVWTHHNVRKAYNSLNHLWRSEMLFVYLNPPKAVLQPEWIKSTTNSLEGGINAQLKLLARTHRGRSGERQRRMLDWWLYLKTELPDDPVRIASQSDWGQGQLAKVSTLTRNENEADHETGRPALYDNAIDTNYTHSIGIQKGQI